In one Marinomonas maritima genomic region, the following are encoded:
- the rpoD gene encoding RNA polymerase sigma factor RpoD: MPDTQQSRLKELISKGREQGYLTFAEVNDHLPDDLSDPEQVEEIIAMIKDMGITVSEVAPDKDSLLMEEGDSTDEAAAEEAAAALAAVEGDITRTTDPVRMYMREMGTVELLTRAGEIAIAKRIEEGTREVMSAISYFPGAVDVLLNAYAKVQEEEGRLSDIFSGFIDGDGEEPIFEELTSEEPPVEEDTTDNSDDDDNTDDEEEETDNGPDPEETALRFNDIARIYNELKVLLENSDRQDPAVRNKQEELSISFAPIKLVPKIFDDLVYRVRSRMEKVRDQERLIMQVCVRKSGMPRTEFLKRFPSNETNPDWLKEQIASGADYAAALEENSPEFMRSQRKLRAVSKDTGLTIAELKEINRRISIGETRSRRAKKEMVEANLRLVISIAKKYTNRGLQFLDLIQEGNIGLMKAVDKFEYRRGYKFSTYATWWIRQAITRSIADQARTIRIPVHMIETINKLNRISRQMLQEMGREATPEELAARMDMPEDKIRKVLKIAKEPISMETPIGDDEDSHLGDFIEDDGAESPIDIATIEGLRESTTTVLAGLTAREAKVLRMRFGIDMNTDHTLEEVGKQFDVTRERIRQIEAKALRKLRHPSRSEHLRSFLDE; this comes from the coding sequence ATGCCAGACACTCAACAGTCACGTCTCAAAGAGCTGATCTCCAAGGGTAGAGAACAAGGTTACCTAACTTTTGCTGAAGTTAATGACCACCTCCCTGATGACCTTTCAGACCCGGAGCAAGTAGAAGAAATCATTGCCATGATCAAAGACATGGGCATTACGGTTTCTGAAGTTGCACCAGATAAAGATAGCCTTCTTATGGAAGAAGGTGACTCTACCGATGAAGCCGCTGCAGAAGAAGCAGCCGCGGCCTTAGCTGCCGTAGAAGGCGACATAACCAGAACAACCGATCCTGTCCGCATGTACATGCGTGAAATGGGCACCGTTGAGCTATTGACTCGTGCAGGCGAAATTGCCATTGCAAAACGAATCGAAGAAGGTACGCGTGAAGTCATGTCTGCCATTTCCTACTTCCCTGGCGCCGTTGACGTATTGCTTAACGCATACGCAAAAGTACAGGAAGAAGAAGGCCGATTAAGTGATATTTTTAGCGGTTTCATTGATGGCGATGGTGAAGAACCTATTTTTGAAGAGTTGACTTCTGAAGAGCCACCAGTCGAAGAAGACACCACAGACAATTCTGACGATGACGACAATACTGACGACGAGGAAGAAGAAACAGATAACGGTCCTGATCCAGAAGAAACCGCTCTACGTTTCAACGACATCGCACGCATATACAACGAACTTAAAGTCTTGCTAGAAAATAGCGATAGACAAGACCCTGCCGTTCGTAACAAACAAGAAGAATTAAGCATCAGTTTTGCTCCGATCAAATTGGTTCCTAAGATTTTTGATGATTTAGTTTACCGTGTACGCTCTCGCATGGAAAAAGTTCGCGATCAAGAACGTCTTATCATGCAAGTTTGTGTTCGCAAGTCAGGCATGCCAAGAACGGAATTTTTGAAGCGTTTCCCAAGCAATGAGACCAATCCTGATTGGCTAAAAGAACAAATTGCTTCTGGTGCGGATTACGCGGCAGCGCTTGAAGAAAACTCACCTGAGTTTATGCGCAGTCAGCGTAAACTTCGTGCAGTTTCAAAAGACACTGGCTTAACAATTGCCGAATTAAAAGAAATCAACCGCCGCATTTCTATTGGGGAAACTCGATCACGTCGTGCGAAGAAAGAAATGGTTGAAGCCAACTTGCGTTTGGTAATTTCGATTGCGAAGAAATACACCAATCGTGGTCTACAATTCTTGGACCTCATACAAGAAGGCAACATCGGATTAATGAAGGCCGTCGATAAATTCGAATATCGTCGCGGTTATAAGTTCTCAACGTATGCCACTTGGTGGATTCGCCAAGCAATAACACGCTCAATCGCTGACCAAGCTCGCACTATTCGTATACCAGTGCATATGATTGAAACGATCAACAAACTAAACCGCATCTCTCGTCAGATGCTTCAGGAAATGGGTCGTGAAGCGACACCTGAAGAATTGGCTGCCCGAATGGACATGCCTGAAGACAAGATCCGCAAAGTATTGAAGATTGCGAAAGAACCTATCTCGATGGAAACGCCTATCGGTGACGATGAAGATTCACATCTAGGTGACTTTATCGAAGACGATGGTGCTGAATCACCTATCGATATAGCAACCATTGAAGGGTTGCGTGAATCTACGACAACAGTACTTGCAGGTCTAACCGCTCGCGAAGCAAAAGTACTGCGCATGCGCTTTGGTATTGACATGAACACCGACCACACTCTTGAAGAGGTTGGTAAGCAATTTGACGTTACTCGTGAACGTATTCGTCAAATAGAAGCCAAAGCATTGCGTAAGCTACGCCACCCTAGTCGCTCAGAACATCTACGAAGCTTCCTAGACGAATAA
- the dnaG gene encoding DNA primase, producing the protein MAGRIPDQFIDELLARTDLTDVVASRISLKKTGQNYSALCPFHNEKSPSFSLNPNKQFYYCFGCGAGGNAISFVMEHDHLDFVDAIEALAKDAGMEVPREQGAPDRYEQNAELLKRLSESAQFYQQQLTQHPDKKRATDYLSKDRGLSGQIAKVFGLGFAPPGWDNLLKKIGTRAESQEQLLLGGMLVEKKEQPGHYYDRFRDRIIFPIRDSRGRVIAFGGRAFGDEKPKYLNSPETPVFQKSQELYGLFEAKQNTQILDQILVVEGYMDVIVLAQHGITNAVATLGTSVNSQHIRKLFKLVSKVVLCFDGDKAGRSAAIRGLEASLSVMQDEKQIRFLFLPEGEDPDSLVRQEGKDAFNKRLEDASSLSHVLFEHARNQVTLGDEEGEAQFTRNAMSMIQQIPKELTFRSVLIRQLSEQSGIDSDTLGNTSIPKQRPSTNNQSDTQNNTTNEHIPHIGNDEEHYAPAYDEYDSYSNHEYSSAPSHYESNKKSTFKKGGKFNKFKEKEAFFPPAPSSLSRIKQASLCLLLHPHIAQHIDLPDPLVNQTNEELQIFCKIWRYFTKHPTKNTGHLLGEMVDQSTITNIYALLNHQDATTKQKITNAQQEVLDMVSAMEKNLGLNSSIARLKSKGNESIKDSSSKQELRNLMDLIRQKKH; encoded by the coding sequence ATGGCGGGGCGCATTCCTGATCAGTTTATTGACGAGCTTCTCGCTCGGACCGACCTAACCGATGTGGTTGCGTCTCGCATCAGTCTAAAAAAAACAGGTCAAAACTATAGCGCCCTATGCCCTTTTCACAATGAAAAAAGCCCTTCATTCAGCCTAAATCCGAACAAGCAGTTTTACTATTGCTTTGGCTGCGGTGCTGGCGGCAACGCCATTTCATTTGTGATGGAACATGATCATCTGGATTTTGTTGATGCCATTGAAGCACTTGCCAAAGATGCTGGTATGGAAGTTCCCAGAGAGCAAGGCGCACCGGATCGGTACGAGCAAAACGCCGAACTCCTAAAGCGCTTATCAGAAAGTGCTCAATTTTATCAACAGCAACTTACCCAACACCCCGATAAGAAAAGAGCCACTGATTATTTATCGAAAGATCGCGGATTATCCGGTCAGATAGCCAAAGTTTTTGGTCTAGGCTTTGCTCCACCCGGCTGGGACAATCTCCTCAAAAAAATAGGTACTCGCGCCGAAAGCCAAGAACAGCTTTTATTAGGTGGGATGCTCGTGGAGAAGAAAGAGCAACCCGGCCACTATTACGACCGCTTTCGTGATCGCATCATCTTTCCTATACGAGACTCCCGCGGGCGAGTGATTGCTTTTGGTGGACGCGCTTTTGGCGATGAAAAACCCAAGTATTTGAACTCACCTGAAACCCCTGTTTTTCAGAAAAGCCAAGAGCTCTATGGCTTATTTGAAGCAAAACAAAACACCCAAATACTCGATCAGATACTCGTGGTTGAAGGCTATATGGATGTCATCGTGCTAGCTCAACACGGCATTACTAACGCCGTCGCCACACTAGGCACCTCGGTCAATAGCCAACACATACGTAAGCTATTTAAGCTGGTCAGCAAAGTTGTACTTTGCTTTGATGGCGATAAAGCTGGGCGCTCAGCCGCCATTCGCGGGCTGGAAGCCTCCCTTTCCGTTATGCAAGACGAAAAACAAATCCGTTTTTTGTTTTTACCCGAAGGCGAAGATCCTGACTCATTAGTAAGGCAAGAAGGTAAGGACGCCTTTAACAAAAGATTGGAAGACGCCTCTTCACTTTCTCACGTTCTCTTTGAGCACGCTAGAAACCAAGTCACCCTTGGCGACGAAGAAGGTGAAGCTCAATTCACTCGTAACGCCATGAGTATGATTCAGCAGATACCCAAAGAGCTTACATTTCGCTCTGTGCTTATTCGACAGTTAAGTGAGCAATCCGGGATTGATAGCGACACGCTAGGCAACACATCAATTCCCAAGCAAAGGCCATCAACCAATAACCAAAGCGACACTCAGAACAACACGACAAACGAACACATTCCACATATTGGTAACGATGAAGAGCATTACGCGCCAGCCTATGATGAATACGACAGTTATTCGAATCATGAATACAGTAGCGCGCCAAGCCATTATGAGAGCAATAAAAAATCGACTTTTAAAAAAGGCGGTAAATTTAATAAATTTAAAGAAAAGGAAGCGTTTTTTCCTCCCGCCCCCTCTAGCCTTAGTCGCATAAAGCAAGCCTCACTTTGTTTACTCCTTCACCCACACATAGCGCAGCACATTGACCTACCTGACCCATTGGTCAACCAAACAAATGAAGAACTACAAATCTTCTGCAAAATATGGAGATATTTCACAAAACACCCCACAAAAAACACAGGACACCTACTTGGTGAAATGGTAGATCAATCCACCATTACGAATATTTACGCACTTTTAAACCATCAAGATGCCACAACCAAGCAAAAAATTACTAATGCACAACAAGAAGTGCTAGATATGGTCTCAGCCATGGAAAAAAATCTTGGCTTAAATAGTTCCATCGCACGGTTGAAAAGCAAAGGGAATGAATCCATAAAGGATAGCAGTAGCAAGCAAGAACTACGAAATTTGATGGATTTAATCAGACAAAAAAAACATTAA